A DNA window from Turicibacter sp. TJ11 contains the following coding sequences:
- a CDS encoding LTA synthase family protein: MLKQKIMKSLRTNWYYSVWVIYSFFLTFIMQWIQLKSITSVFQYIHESTFYFIVNFFIVLTSLSVILVTKRKVFMVSLITFLWGFLSLANAIVTHFRGTPLMFSDVFLIKEATKLINLYFTPTMITGFCVVVVILFLILGFLFKVKSVVKRIDYVIFGVICSCSVLGLSIVEKNNWMEPMKSNDTKSYETYGFAYSILNSIYPYLTSEEIAYDSEEVTELLDSLSIHESTSRVSSDEETPYNLIVVQLESFMDPLLIEGALYSEDPIATFRALTEISPHGYLTVPTFGAGTVMTEFEVLTSISMSALKPGEIPYDALLCTTPVQSLATIFNSLGYQTTFLHNYEGNFYNRHLAIRNLGFDVYVPLEYMAGNHGIHQIDQTDDGLLFDYVIKTLEQSEQPDFVYAVTAGTHQPYSLTDGEDSKVTVSGTLDEADRLPLQDYVNRMYNLDQQIARLVEYINQSEEPTLLVFFSDHLPNLSVVTNQNTYSSDLYQTPYLIYSNATLKEALPYQDMTSYQLGAYVLNLLGIEEGAMHKIHDLYHASDNYQETLDLVQKDLLYGEGRFYEGKLLPTSSDLFFGLGQLQIESIEQEGDILHIYGESFSSESRVYLDGEALSTTFVSSTHLQVVTNKTNCQTIEIKQHSGLDQEIGQGVRVSVDEVKK, from the coding sequence GTGCTAAAGCAAAAAATCATGAAGTCTTTAAGAACAAATTGGTATTATAGTGTTTGGGTCATCTATTCCTTTTTCTTAACCTTTATCATGCAGTGGATTCAACTAAAATCAATAACAAGTGTTTTTCAATATATACATGAAAGTACCTTTTATTTTATCGTCAATTTTTTCATTGTTTTAACGAGTTTAAGTGTTATTTTAGTGACGAAACGAAAAGTATTTATGGTGTCGCTGATCACTTTTTTATGGGGATTTTTATCACTTGCTAATGCCATTGTGACACATTTTCGTGGAACACCTCTGATGTTTTCGGATGTTTTCTTGATTAAGGAAGCGACTAAATTAATCAATTTATATTTTACACCGACGATGATCACTGGATTTTGTGTCGTTGTAGTCATTTTATTTCTCATCCTAGGATTTTTATTTAAAGTTAAATCAGTCGTCAAAAGAATAGATTACGTCATCTTTGGCGTTATTTGTTCATGTTCCGTTTTAGGCTTATCTATTGTTGAAAAAAATAACTGGATGGAGCCAATGAAGTCAAATGACACGAAAAGCTATGAAACATACGGCTTTGCTTACTCTATTTTAAATTCAATCTATCCTTATTTAACATCTGAGGAGATCGCTTATGATTCAGAAGAGGTGACTGAGCTTTTAGATTCACTTTCCATTCATGAATCAACTTCTCGTGTGTCTAGTGATGAAGAGACGCCATACAATTTAATTGTTGTTCAGTTAGAGTCATTTATGGATCCTTTATTAATTGAAGGAGCTTTATACAGTGAGGACCCAATCGCAACGTTTCGTGCGTTAACAGAGATTTCACCTCATGGATATCTCACGGTTCCGACGTTTGGTGCAGGGACAGTGATGACAGAGTTTGAAGTGTTAACGTCTATTTCAATGTCGGCTTTAAAACCTGGAGAAATTCCATATGATGCGCTTCTTTGTACCACACCCGTTCAGTCGCTAGCCACTATTTTTAACTCACTTGGTTATCAAACGACGTTCTTACATAATTATGAAGGAAACTTTTATAATCGTCATTTAGCGATTCGTAATTTAGGGTTTGATGTCTATGTTCCACTTGAATATATGGCTGGAAATCATGGGATTCATCAAATTGATCAAACCGATGATGGCTTATTATTCGATTATGTCATTAAAACATTAGAACAAAGTGAACAACCAGACTTTGTTTATGCTGTCACAGCGGGAACCCATCAACCTTATAGTCTAACAGATGGTGAGGATTCAAAAGTTACAGTTAGCGGGACGTTAGATGAAGCTGATCGCTTACCGCTTCAGGATTACGTCAATCGCATGTATAACCTAGATCAACAAATCGCAAGACTAGTTGAGTATATTAATCAATCTGAAGAACCGACCTTACTTGTGTTCTTCTCAGACCACTTACCGAATTTATCAGTGGTCACAAATCAAAACACCTATTCTTCAGACTTATATCAAACGCCATACTTAATTTATAGTAACGCAACATTAAAAGAAGCCCTACCATATCAAGACATGACCTCTTATCAACTAGGTGCTTACGTGTTAAATTTATTAGGGATTGAAGAAGGGGCTATGCACAAAATTCATGATTTATATCACGCGTCAGATAATTATCAGGAGACGTTAGACTTAGTACAAAAAGATTTATTATATGGAGAAGGACGTTTTTATGAAGGAAAACTGCTTCCAACAAGCTCGGACCTTTTCTTCGGACTTGGTCAACTTCAAATAGAAAGCATTGAACAAGAAGGAGACATTCTTCATATCTATGGAGAAAGCTTTTCATCAGAAAGTCGAGTGTATCTTGACGGTGAAGCGCTAAGTACAACTTTTGTTTCATCTACTCATCTACAAGTCGTGACTAACAAAACAAACTGTCAAACCATAGAAATCAAACAACATAGCGGACTTGATCAAGAAATTGGACAAGGCGTTCGAGTGTCAGTTGATGAAGTTAAGAAATAA